A portion of the Pseudomonas sp. PSE14 genome contains these proteins:
- a CDS encoding EAL domain-containing protein encodes MRCPSALPNESERLSALSDYGFDDEALLPSLDPVVQIAVRMFGMPVAAVNMIGSDHVFFAAATGIGEVDMGRDVSFCAHAITQNEVMVVPDARTDERFHDNPLVTQPSGIRFYAGVPLLSVEGHALGALCIIDSQPHEDFSGDDRERLRELARMAADRLELRRIEVMSARTRPLFEEYAGSSPTPVVWFDCWGEIVAWNEAAADLYGYALDEGAGQAFELLLAERGRAAFRSLINRASDATSLDGMDVPAEVTGVRQDGTELALGLTLFCWTEKGKLKFEAVLKDLTALHQEEEALRQLASVDVLTGLANRGRFYRVTEDILVQSRPAAVLMIDLDGFKDVNDSLGHAVGDGILREVAARLERLASVGATVARIGGDEFAILEPNLISPEQAMRLAQAAITRIAEPIVIDAHEVRVAASCGVALAPLHAQEALELVGDADLALFKAKSSGRGHAFVFVPALKMEAAARHLYGMELHRAVANGEFLLYYQPQVSLRDGSLRGAEALIRWQHPQRGLLSPAAFLPSLEGGPLAAIVGAWILDEACARVAYWRRNGMPQIRIGVNLFGAQFRMGNLVSQVLDVLERHGLPADALELEITENIVLNHDDVVLNTLRTLRSHGVGLAFDDFGTGYASLSLLKTYPLSRIKIDRSFVIGMLESQQDLSVIRAILDMARSFDLETIAEGIETSAQRDRLRAEHCAEGQGYLFAKPMPANLFEQVFGIGARQSGSA; translated from the coding sequence ATGCGCTGTCCCTCGGCACTGCCGAACGAAAGCGAACGCCTGAGCGCACTTTCCGACTACGGGTTCGACGATGAAGCCCTGCTGCCCAGCCTGGACCCGGTGGTGCAGATTGCCGTGCGCATGTTCGGCATGCCGGTGGCCGCAGTGAACATGATCGGCAGCGATCACGTGTTCTTTGCCGCGGCCACGGGCATCGGCGAGGTGGACATGGGGCGCGACGTGTCCTTCTGCGCCCACGCCATTACCCAGAACGAGGTGATGGTGGTGCCCGATGCCCGCACTGACGAGCGTTTCCACGACAACCCGCTGGTGACCCAGCCTTCGGGCATCCGCTTCTACGCGGGTGTGCCGCTGCTGTCGGTGGAAGGCCATGCGCTGGGCGCCCTGTGCATCATCGACAGCCAGCCCCATGAGGACTTCTCCGGTGACGACCGGGAGCGCCTGCGCGAACTGGCACGCATGGCGGCTGACCGCCTGGAGCTGCGCCGTATCGAAGTGATGTCGGCGCGCACCCGGCCGCTGTTCGAGGAATACGCCGGCAGTTCGCCCACGCCGGTTGTCTGGTTCGACTGCTGGGGCGAGATCGTGGCCTGGAACGAGGCGGCCGCCGATCTCTACGGCTACGCGCTGGATGAAGGGGCGGGGCAGGCATTCGAGCTGCTGCTGGCGGAGCGCGGTCGCGCGGCGTTCCGTAGCCTGATCAACCGCGCCAGCGACGCTACCTCGCTGGACGGCATGGACGTGCCGGCGGAAGTCACCGGCGTGCGCCAGGACGGCACCGAGCTGGCCCTGGGGCTGACGCTGTTCTGCTGGACGGAAAAGGGCAAGCTCAAGTTCGAGGCGGTGCTCAAGGACCTGACGGCGTTGCATCAGGAAGAGGAGGCGCTGCGCCAGTTGGCCAGTGTCGACGTGCTCACCGGGCTGGCCAACCGGGGCCGGTTCTACCGGGTTACGGAAGACATCCTGGTGCAGTCGCGCCCGGCGGCGGTACTGATGATCGATCTGGATGGCTTCAAGGACGTCAACGACTCGCTGGGACATGCGGTGGGCGATGGCATCCTGCGCGAGGTCGCTGCGCGCCTGGAGCGATTGGCCAGCGTCGGCGCCACGGTGGCGCGCATCGGTGGTGACGAGTTCGCCATCCTCGAACCGAACCTGATCTCGCCGGAGCAGGCCATGCGCCTGGCCCAGGCAGCCATTACCCGTATCGCCGAGCCCATCGTCATCGATGCCCACGAAGTGCGGGTGGCCGCCAGTTGTGGTGTGGCGTTGGCGCCGCTGCACGCCCAGGAAGCGCTGGAGCTGGTCGGCGATGCGGACCTGGCGCTGTTCAAGGCCAAGAGCAGCGGCCGTGGCCACGCCTTCGTCTTCGTTCCGGCCCTCAAGATGGAAGCGGCGGCGCGGCACCTGTATGGCATGGAATTGCACCGTGCCGTGGCCAACGGGGAATTCCTGCTGTACTACCAGCCCCAGGTGAGCCTGCGCGACGGTTCCCTGCGCGGGGCGGAAGCGCTGATTCGCTGGCAGCACCCGCAGCGCGGACTGTTGTCCCCGGCGGCCTTCCTGCCGTCCCTGGAAGGTGGACCGCTGGCGGCCATCGTTGGCGCCTGGATTCTCGACGAAGCCTGCGCCCGGGTCGCCTACTGGCGCCGCAACGGCATGCCGCAGATACGCATCGGGGTGAACCTGTTCGGTGCGCAGTTCCGCATGGGCAACCTGGTCTCCCAGGTGCTCGACGTGCTGGAGCGTCACGGCCTGCCGGCCGACGCGCTGGAGCTGGAGATCACCGAGAACATCGTGCTCAACCACGACGACGTGGTGCTCAATACCCTGCGTACGCTGCGCAGCCATGGCGTGGGGCTCGCCTTCGACGACTTCGGCACTGGCTACGCCTCGCTGAGCCTGCTCAAAACCTATCCGCTGAGCCGGATCAAGATCGACCGCTCCTTCGTGATCGGCATGCTGGAATCCCAGCAGGACCTCTCGGTGATCCGGGCGATCCTCGACATGGCCCGCAGCTTCGACCTCGAGACCATTGCCGAAGGCATTGAAACGTCGGCCCAGCGGGATCGTCTGCGCGCCGAGCACTGTGCGGAGGGGCAGGGCTACCTGTTCGCCAAGCCGATGCCGGCCAACCTGTTCGAGCAGGTCTTCGGCATCGGTGCTCGCCAGTCAGGCTCCGCCTAG
- a CDS encoding arginine/lysine/ornithine decarboxylase: MYKDLKFPILIVHRDIKADTVAGDRVRDIARELEQDGFTILSTASSAEGRIVASTHHGLACILVAAEGAGENQRLLQDVVELIRMARVRAPQLPIFALGEQMTIENAPAESMADLHQLRGILYLFEDTVPFLARQVSRAARKYLEGLLPPFFRALVEHTAQSNYSWHTPGHGGGVAYRKSPVGQAFHQFFGENTLRSDLSVSVPELGSLLDHTGPLAEAEARAARNFGADHTFFVINGTSTANKIVWHSMVCRDDLVLVDRNCHKSILHAIIMTGAIPLYLMPERNELGIIGPIPLSEFSRESIAAKIAASPLARGREPKVRLAVVTNSTYDGLCYNAEMIKQALGDSVEVLHFDEAWYAYAAFHDFYDGRYGMGTSRQDSGPLVFTTHSTHKMLAAFSQASMIHVQDGGARRFDRARFNEAFMMHISTSPQYGIIASLDVASAMMEGPAGSSLIQETFDEALSFRRALANVQQNLAEDDWWFCVWQPPGVEGTDEVRTRDWVLEPNADWHGFGDAVEDYVLLDPIKVTLATPGLTAGGRLDARGIPAAVVSRFLWERGLVVEKTGLYSFLVLFSMGVTKGKWSTLVTELLEFKRSYDANQPLADALPSVAQAGGARYAGMGLRDLCDELHHCYRDHATAKAMKRMYTVLPEIAMRPADAYAQLVRGEVEAVPIDQLLGRIAAVMLVPYPPGIPLIMPGERFTESTRSILDYLAFAQSFERNFPGFDSDVHGLQVHEVNGERRYTVECCK; the protein is encoded by the coding sequence GGCGGGGGAGAACCAGCGCTTGTTGCAGGATGTGGTGGAGCTGATCCGCATGGCGCGGGTGAGGGCGCCGCAACTGCCGATCTTCGCCCTCGGCGAGCAGATGACCATCGAGAACGCGCCGGCCGAGTCCATGGCCGACCTGCACCAGCTTCGCGGCATCCTCTACCTGTTCGAAGACACCGTGCCCTTCCTCGCCCGCCAGGTCAGCCGCGCCGCGCGCAAGTACCTGGAAGGCCTGTTGCCGCCGTTCTTCCGTGCCCTGGTGGAGCATACCGCGCAGTCCAACTATTCCTGGCACACGCCCGGCCACGGCGGTGGCGTGGCCTATCGCAAGAGCCCGGTGGGGCAGGCGTTCCACCAGTTCTTCGGGGAGAACACCCTGCGCTCGGACCTCTCGGTCTCGGTGCCGGAGCTCGGCTCGCTGCTCGACCACACCGGCCCTCTGGCCGAGGCGGAGGCCCGTGCGGCGCGCAATTTCGGCGCCGACCACACCTTCTTCGTGATCAATGGCACCTCGACGGCGAACAAGATCGTCTGGCACTCCATGGTTTGCCGCGACGACCTGGTGCTGGTGGATCGCAACTGCCACAAGTCGATCCTGCACGCGATCATCATGACCGGCGCGATTCCGCTCTACCTGATGCCGGAACGCAATGAACTGGGCATCATCGGGCCGATCCCGCTGTCCGAGTTCAGCCGCGAGTCGATTGCCGCGAAGATCGCCGCCAGCCCGCTGGCGCGGGGGCGCGAACCCAAGGTCCGGCTGGCGGTGGTGACCAACTCCACCTACGACGGCCTCTGCTACAACGCCGAGATGATCAAGCAGGCGCTGGGGGACAGTGTCGAGGTGCTGCATTTCGACGAAGCCTGGTACGCCTATGCGGCCTTCCATGATTTCTACGATGGACGCTACGGCATGGGGACGAGCCGCCAGGACAGCGGCCCGCTGGTATTCACCACCCATTCCACCCACAAGATGCTCGCCGCCTTCAGCCAGGCCTCGATGATCCACGTGCAGGACGGCGGCGCTCGGCGCTTTGACCGGGCGCGCTTCAACGAAGCCTTCATGATGCACATCTCCACCTCGCCGCAGTACGGCATCATCGCCTCGCTGGATGTGGCCTCGGCGATGATGGAAGGCCCGGCGGGGAGCTCGCTGATCCAGGAAACCTTCGACGAGGCGCTGAGCTTCCGCCGCGCCCTGGCCAACGTGCAGCAGAACCTTGCCGAGGACGACTGGTGGTTCTGTGTCTGGCAGCCGCCGGGCGTGGAGGGCACCGACGAGGTGAGGACCCGCGACTGGGTGCTGGAGCCCAATGCCGACTGGCATGGCTTCGGCGACGCGGTCGAGGACTACGTACTGCTCGATCCGATCAAGGTCACCCTGGCCACGCCCGGCCTCACCGCCGGCGGGCGGCTGGACGCGCGGGGTATTCCCGCTGCGGTGGTCAGTCGCTTCCTCTGGGAGCGCGGGCTGGTGGTGGAGAAGACCGGCCTGTACTCCTTCCTGGTGCTGTTCTCCATGGGCGTGACCAAGGGCAAGTGGAGCACCCTGGTGACCGAGTTGCTGGAGTTCAAGCGCAGCTACGACGCCAACCAGCCGCTGGCCGATGCACTGCCCAGCGTCGCCCAGGCAGGCGGGGCGCGCTATGCCGGCATGGGCTTGCGCGATCTGTGCGACGAGCTCCACCACTGCTACCGCGACCACGCCACCGCCAAGGCGATGAAACGCATGTACACCGTGCTGCCGGAAATCGCCATGCGCCCGGCCGATGCCTACGCGCAGCTGGTGCGCGGGGAAGTGGAGGCGGTGCCCATCGATCAGTTGCTGGGGCGTATCGCGGCGGTGATGCTGGTGCCTTATCCGCCGGGTATCCCGCTGATCATGCCGGGCGAGCGGTTCACCGAGTCCACCCGCTCGATCCTAGACTACCTGGCCTTCGCGCAGAGCTTCGAGCGTAATTTCCCCGGCTTCGACTCGGACGTGCACGGCCTGCAGGTCCACGAGGTGAACGGTGAGCGGCGCTACACCGTGGAGTGCTGCAAGTGA